From Xenopus laevis strain J_2021 chromosome 7L, Xenopus_laevis_v10.1, whole genome shotgun sequence, one genomic window encodes:
- the LOC121395743 gene encoding histidine-rich glycoprotein-like, which translates to MIIDIEEIATCYPHPCEKLVPQHDLVDESVELELWSVHRYGSLHRGYGSLYHEYESLYHGYKSLNHGFGSLYHEYESLYHGYKSLNHGFGSLHRGYGSLHCGYGSLNHGYGSLHYGYGSLHHGYESLYHGYESLHLGYESLHHGYESLHHGYEPLHHGYESLYRVYESLYHGYESLHHGYEPLHHGYESLHLGYESLNHGFGSLHRGYGSLHCGYWSLNHGYGSLHYGYGSLHHGYESLYHGYESLHLGYESLHHGYESLHHGYEPLHHGYESLYRVYESLYHGYESLHHGYEPLHHGYESLHLGYESLHHGYESLYRVYESLHHGYESLHHGYEPLHHGYESLYRVYESLYHGYESLHHGYESLHHGYESLHHGYESLYHGYGSLHHGYESLHHGYESLS; encoded by the exons ATGATCATTGATATTGAAGAAATCGCAACCTGTTACCCCCACCCTTGCGAGAAACTTGTACCACAGCATGATCTTGTAGAC GAGTCTGTGGAACTGGAGTTATGGTCAGTACATA GATATGGGTCTCTGCACCGTGGATATGGGTCTCTGTACCATGAATATGAGTCTCTGTACCATGGATATAAGTCTCTGAACCATGGATTTGGGTCTCTGTACCATGAATATGAGTCTCTGTACCATGGATATAAGTCTCTGAACCATGGATTTGGGTCTCTGCACCGTGGATATGGGTCTTTGCACTGTGGATATGGGTCTCTGAACCATGGATATGGGTCTCTGCACTATGGATATGGGTCTCTGCACCATGGATATGAGTCTCTGTACCATGGATATGAGTCTCTGCACCTTGGATATGAGTCTCTGCATCATGGATATGAGTCTCTGCACCATGGATATGAGCCTCTGCACCATGGATATGAGTCTCTGTACCGTGTATATGAGTCTCTGTACCATGGATATGAGTCTCTGCACCATGGATATGAGCCTCTGCACCATGGATATGAGTCTCTGCACCTTGGATATGAGTCTCTGAACCATGGATTTGGGTCTCTGCACCGTGGATATGGGTCTTTGCACTGTGGATATTGGTCTCTGAACCATGGATATGGGTCTCTGCACTATGGATATGGGTCTCTGCACCATGGATATGAGTCTCTGTACCATGGATATGAGTCTCTGCACCTTGGATATGAGTCTCTGCATCATGGATATGAGTCTCTGCACCATGGATATGAGCCTCTGCACCATGGATATGAGTCTCTGTACCGTGTATATGAGTCTCTGTACCATGGATATGAGTCTCTGCACCATGGATATGAGCCTCTGCACCATGGATATGAGTCTCTGCACCTTGGATATGAGTCTCTGCACCATGGATATGAGTCTCTGTACCGTGTATATGAGTCTCTGCACCATGGATATGAGTCTCTGCACCATGGATATGAGCCTCTGCACCATGGATATGAGTCTCTGTACCGTGTATATGAGTCTCTGTACCATGGATATGAGTCTCTGCACCATGGATATGAGTCTCTGCACCATGGATATGAGTCTCTGCACCATGGATATGAGTCTCTGTACCATGGATATGGGTCTCTGCACCATGGATATGAGTCTCTGCACCATGGATATGAGTCTCTATCCTGA